The DNA window CGAAGTGAGTGATGGACCTGAGGACAGCACGTAGGCCGATCGATCTGTCCGGGTCGGCTGGTACGTAGTTCCTTCGCACAGTCGACGGCGTCGGCTGCCGAGTGGGACACGGCAACTGCGCCTGACTTCGAGCCCGCGGAGTCAGGCCTTCGCTGCTTCGCCCATTCGCTGGACAGCGGTGCGGAGTGTATCGGGGGAGCAGGCGAAGTTCAGTCGGACGTGCCCTGCCCCGCCGGTTCCGAAGACGTGCCCCGAGCTCAACGCCACTCGGGCCCGGTCGAGGAACAATGCGGCAGGGCCGTCGAGTTCGGTCACCACACCTGGTTCGCGGAACGTGTTCCCGCCCTCGAATCCCAACGGCCGACAGTCGATCCACGCAAGATAGGTGCCTTCCGGTTTGGTGTAGCGCACGCTGGGAAGATGGTGAGCGAGTAGCTCCCCGAGCAGTCTGCGATTATCTGTCAATCCGTTGAGCATCAAGTCGAGCCAGTCGCTCGTGTCCTCGAATGCTGCAGAGTGCGCGATGACACCCAAATGTGAAGGACCGTGACCCACTTCCTCCGGCATCCGCCGAAGATCGGCTTCCGCTTCGGTGCCGGCGATAACCAAGGCTGCCTTGAGGCCTGCGAGATTCCAGCCTTTGGTTGCCGACATCAGCGAGAAGGCGTTCTCGGTCCCATCGACACTGAGATACGGGACGAAGTCGGCACCGTTCAACACGACGGGGGCGTGAATCTCGTCGGCAATCACCCTGACCCCGTGCTTGCGCGCGAGTTGCGCCACAGCCGTCAGTTCCTCCCGCGTGTGCACCGTGCCGGTCGGATTGTGCGGGTTGCACAACAGGTACGCGGCATTTCGGCCTCGCCCGACAGCTGTCTCGAACGCTGCCTCCAGAGCTTCCAGGTCGATGCGAAGATCGGCGTTCAACGGTGCCTCGAGGATCGACCGCGAGTCGTGGCCCACGAATGCGTAGAACGGGGGGTATACAGGGTTGTTGACGATGACCGAATCGCCCGGGGCGGTGACCAAACGGAGAACTTCGACGATGCCCAGCATGACGTCGGGAACGACTGCGGACCGCTCGACGGCAACGCCGTCCCAACCCCAGTGGCGTTGCGCGAAACCGTGCAGCGCCTCCGCGTATCGGGTGCCAGCGGCATAGCCGGTGTCGCCGAGGCTGATTGCCTCGGTGAGCGCATCGACAACTGCAGGTGCCTGCGCGATGTCCATCTCGGCAACCCACAGGGGCAGGACGTCGTCGGGGTGCGTCCGCCACTTGATGCTCGTTCGCCGGCGCAGTTGTTCCAGGGTGACCTCGGCGAACGGATTGCCAGCGCTGTCAGACATGTTAGGAGCCTACTGCCGCGGGGGTTTCGGACGGTGCGAGGCGCACGACCATCTCCACTTCCACGCACGCGTTGCGGGGAAGCGATGCGACACCGATGGCCAGACGAGCATGACCGTCGGCCCCTCCGATCTCGTCGTTTACGACCTGGGACGCTGCATCGATCACTGTGGGCGCATCACTGAAACCCGTTGACACACAGACGTAGCCGCTCAGTTTGACGACGGACTGGACCTCGCGAGCACCACCGTCGAAGTCGCGTGCGACACGGAGGCAATTATGCGTGGCCAGGCGCGCGGCCTCGCGGGCATCATCGACCGTGACCTCGGAACCAACTCGGCCCGGATGGATGAGGGACCCGTCGTGAACCGGCAACTGACCTGAGACAAACAGCAGATCGCCTGCGAGGACGGCGCTTCGATACAGCGGGAGCGTGTGTGTGGTCACGAGAGTCCTTTCGTAGGAGCACGACCTTGTGAGATCGCCTCAAATTTCTGTGTAAAGGCTACCGAAATTCCGTACAAAATCAACAGTATGTTTACTGTGGGCTGATCGAGTACATCCGCAATCGGCTAAACGCGCGCTTCTGAACAGCCGAAATGCAGCCAATCTCGATTGGGTATTGATTTTGTGGTGTCGATCACTGATGATTCAACCGATGGTTGAAGCAAGTCGTGATGTCCCTTGCTCTGCCGAGCGACGTACCGAATTGGTGCGCCACCATGCCGCGCCGTCTCGACGACGGATGCCCCCATAATTGAGGACCGATATGACCACAACCCCCAGTAGAGGATCGTCCGAAAATCTGGGCGTTTCGTCCGCCGCTTCGCCCGTCGACCTCGGGGATATGGGCTACAACAAACAACTTCGGCCGCGCCAGGTGCAGATGATCGCGATCGGCGGTGCGATCGGAACGGGCCTGTTCTTGGGTGCTGGCGGTCGGCTTGCTGGGTCCGGTCCGGCGCTCGCCCTCGTCTACGCCGTGTGCGGGTTGTTCGCATTCTTGATCCTGCGGGCACTCGGAGAGCTGATCATGTACCGGCCGTCATCCGGATCGTTCGTCTCCTACGCCCGCGAGTTCTACGGCGAGAAGATGGCATTCGCAACGGGATGGCTGTACTTCATGACGTGGGCGATGACGGCAATCATCGATGTCACCGCGATCGCGTTGTACCTGAAGTTCTGGTCGCCCTACTCGACTGTGCTGCAGTCGACTCCACAGTGGTTACTCGCGCTGATCGCACTCGTTGGCGTAGTCGGTCTCAATCTGTTGTCCGTCAGGGTGTTCGGTGAGCTCGAGTTCTGGTTCACCATTGTGAAAGTCGCCGCACTGGTGATGTTTCTCGCGGTCGGTATCGTAGTACTGGTCCTGCGGACTGAGACCGACCTCGGCCCCACCGGAGTGAGCGTCATCGCCGACAACGGCGGCCTTTTCCCGATGGGTTCGATTGCGCCGATGCTCGCTATCAGCGGAGTGATTTTTGCATACGCATCGATCGAGCTGCTGGGTACGGCTGCCGGCGAGGTCGACGAACCACGAAAGGTGATTCCGCGTGCGATCAGGACGGTGATCGTTCGCATTGCTCTGTTCTATGTGGGTTCCATCGTTCTACTCTCCCTCCTGCTCCCGTTCACTGCGTACAAGGCGGGCGAATCGCCCTTCGTGACCTTCTTTGCTCATCTGGGGTCCTCGCAAACAGGGGCCATCGCGTCCTCGGTGATGAATTTCGTGGTCCTCACTGCGGCGTTGTCGAGCTTGAACGCCGGGATGTACACCACTGGAAGGCTTTTGCGATCGATGTCCGCCAACGGATCGGGTCCGAGGTTCGGGCTCGCGCTCAGCGCAAAGGGTGTACCGTACGGCGGAATCATGTTGACCGGCGCGATTGCCCTGGTCGGTGTTGTCATCAACGCGCTGTTTCCGAGTCAGGCGTTCGAGATTGCTCTCGAGGTGGCGGCGTTGGGAATCATTGCTGCATGGGCAACGATCGTCTTGTGCCAGATCAAGCTTCGCAGGTGGGCTATGCAGGGACGTACGACACGGCCGGCGTTCCGGTTGTTCGGAGCTCCGCTCACGGCCTACGCAACATTGGCCTTTCTCGCGTTCGTGTTGGTATCCATGGGCTTTTCGTCCACAGGCCGTTGGGTGCTCGCATCGGTCGTAGTGATCGTTCCGATGCTGGTAGTCGGGTGGTACCGTTCGCGGTCACGCATCCGTCAGCTGGCCGGTGCGCATTCGGAGTCGAGGTAGCGGCGACCGCAGGAGCGTGCGGCTCTAACCGGTAGAGCACCGATCGTGTTGGGTTGGTCGACCACGCCTGGCACAGGTCCCTGCACGGCGAGACGGTCGAAAACTGTGCGTAGACGAGCCTCGTCGTTGGGTGGGGCCTTGACAAGAGAGCTCGAGCAACTCGAAATCAATGCAGAGATCGCCTCTCGCTTACCCCTGTGTCAACGGACATCGGGGGTAAGCGACTGAAAGTGGGGTATTTCTACGCCTGTGCGATGCGTTCACCTGGTTCATTGTGGAGTCATGACAACCAACCATTCACTCGGCATCGACGCCGATCGTCTTGCACTTCTCCCCGCAGCCATCGAAGCAGACGTGCGAAGTGACCGAATAGACGGTGCCGTCATCCTCGTGGCACGGGATGGCGAGATCGTTCTGCACGAAGCGATCGGCTTCGCAGACCGGGCGGCGAGCAAACCGATGCAGCAAGATTCCGTTTTCGTCACGATGTCGATTTTCAAGCAGATGGTCGCAGCGGCAGTCCTGCAACGAATCGACCGTGGCGAGATCAGCTTCACGACACAGGTGCGGGAGGTCATCCCGGAGTACGCAGCCAACGGTAAAGGCGCGACAACCGTCGGTGATCTGCTGCTGCACAAAGCTGGGCTGCCACTCGGGGCGCCAGGGATTCCGCCGGAACTCGTGGGAGACCTCGAAGCTGTGGTCGCAGTGGTGTGCGCGATGGTGCCCCAGGCAGTCCCAGGCACTTCGATCGCGTATGCCGCGGTAGTCGGTCATGCCGTACTGGCCGAAATGGTGCGGCGGCTCGACGGTGGGCACCGTTCCTTCGGTGGGATTTTGAAGCAGGACCTCATGGAGCCGCTCGGTATGACGGATACGTCACTGGGGTTCGGGCTCCGCGAAGACCAAGTGGACCGAGCCGTTCCTGTCGTGGTCAAGGACCACGGCCCCGCGCTCCTCGATCCGCACATACTGGAGGGGGTTGGAAAGAAGGCAGCTGTACCGGGCTTCGAGGTGCCGTCCGGTAGTGCGTACACAACGGCATACGACTGGTTTCGATTCGCCGAAGCATGCCGCCAGGGAGGCCAACTCGACGGTGTTCGCATACTGAGCCCCGCCGTACTCCGATTCGCGCGAACGATCGCGACGGGAGATCTGACGAACAGCCTGTGGGACTACGCCCAGAATATGCGTGGTTGGCCGGCGATCCGGGCTGATCTCGGGCCGGGGTTCTACGTTCGCGGCAGCGGAATCACGCCGCACGCGTTCGGGCTGTTGTCGTCGCCCGAAACGTTCGGCGGCCTCGGCGCAGGGTCCAACTGTTTCTGGGTCGATCCGGCGCGACAGCTCACTTACGTGTTCCTGTCAGCCGGCCTCCTCGAGGATTCGTACAGTTGGGAGCGGCATCAAAGGTATGCCGACCTCGTGCAGTCATCGGTGATCGACTGAGTGCTCGGCGTGGGTTCGGGTGCCTCACAACACGTTCTTCTGAACCCACGCACCGAGCTGGGCGCGTGACTTCATGTCCAGCTTCCTGAGAATGCGCTCGATGTGTCCGTCGACGGTTCGTGGCGACACCACGAGTTCCTCGGCGATCTGGCGATTGCGCAGTCCGGTAGCCACCAACACGGCGACTTCCGTCTCACGTATGGTCAAAGGCTTTGCCGCTACGGCTTGCGTTGTAGCGGAGTCGGCGTGATTCTCGAGCGCGAACGTCAACACTGCACCGATCGACTCGCGAGGAGTCAGGCCCGACAGCTCATCGAAACGTCGATCCCCGAGTGCGGCTTTAGCCTGGGCCCGTGACGATCGGCTGTCTTTCGCCAGACCGGGCCCGAATGCGCCGACCGTCGTCCCCAACTCGTTCCACACATGGTCGGCCGCACCGAAAAGGGCAGCCGATTCGGCGTGATCGTTCTGTGCCTCCGCTGACCATGCAAGTACCTCGATCGACAGGGCACAACAGATGCGATCCTGAAAACCGAGTTGAACAGTGACCGCCTCCCTAGCGGCAACGAAAGCGCGTGCTGGCCGACCCAAGTGAAGGTGCGCGAGACCGGACACCCACAGCGCGAAGGCGGTGTTCCACTTGCCGTATTCGGTGTCGGCATTCTCGACGATGGTTCGGCAGAGCTCGAGCGTCTCCTCCGGTTGGCCTGCGTAAATCAGTGCGATGGCCAATTGAAAGGTCGCATTGAGCCTTTCAGGCAATTCGGCTGATCGATACGTTGCGATCGCGCGTCGGTACAGTTCGACAGACCTGTGCGTGTCACCGCCGAACAGCGCGGCGAGAGCGGCCACGTGATCGTGATGGGCAAGCAGGACCGAATCGCCGAGAGTCTGCGACACTGCCTCACATCGACGCAGCAATTTCCGTGCGTAGGTGAGGTCACCCTGGACGAGAGCGGTCCACGCCGTGACCCACAGGACATCGCCACATTGTCGGGTCGGCGTGGACATGGTCAGCAATAGTTCGTCGAGACATCTTCTGGCGTCCTGCAACACGCCGCCCGAGATCCAGTGGTACAGCAGCCCTACTGCGATCCTGACGGCGCCACCGGTTTCTCCGACGTGCTGTGTGGACCAGTGCAACGCTGCGGTCAGGTTTCCGTGTTCAACACGGCACCATGCGATGTGATCACCGTTCGACGGCACCCTATCGTGTGCTTTTCGTAGGCCGGACTCGCACCGCTCGAGGTAGTGATCGCGGTGGGCTCGATTCGATGCATCCACGAGACCGAGGGCGGTTGCCATCTCACGCCCGTACTCTCGCAGCGTCATCAATTGAGAGTATCTCCAGCACGCGCTTGAACGATCCACCACAACAAGCGATTTCGCCACCAAACTGCCCAGCACATCAAGCACGTCGTGTGCGCAGAGCGATCCTGAGGAACCTACGGACTCTGCGGCATCGAGCTCGAAACTGCCAGGAAAGACCGATAGCAGCGCCCACAGTTCACGTTCAGAGTCGGTGCACAGATCGTAACTCCAGTCGACGACTGCT is part of the Rhodococcus sovatensis genome and encodes:
- a CDS encoding MalY/PatB family protein, whose translation is MSDSAGNPFAEVTLEQLRRRTSIKWRTHPDDVLPLWVAEMDIAQAPAVVDALTEAISLGDTGYAAGTRYAEALHGFAQRHWGWDGVAVERSAVVPDVMLGIVEVLRLVTAPGDSVIVNNPVYPPFYAFVGHDSRSILEAPLNADLRIDLEALEAAFETAVGRGRNAAYLLCNPHNPTGTVHTREELTAVAQLARKHGVRVIADEIHAPVVLNGADFVPYLSVDGTENAFSLMSATKGWNLAGLKAALVIAGTEAEADLRRMPEEVGHGPSHLGVIAHSAAFEDTSDWLDLMLNGLTDNRRLLGELLAHHLPSVRYTKPEGTYLAWIDCRPLGFEGGNTFREPGVVTELDGPAALFLDRARVALSSGHVFGTGGAGHVRLNFACSPDTLRTAVQRMGEAAKA
- a CDS encoding RidA family protein codes for the protein MTTHTLPLYRSAVLAGDLLFVSGQLPVHDGSLIHPGRVGSEVTVDDAREAARLATHNCLRVARDFDGGAREVQSVVKLSGYVCVSTGFSDAPTVIDAASQVVNDEIGGADGHARLAIGVASLPRNACVEVEMVVRLAPSETPAAVGS
- a CDS encoding amino acid permease, yielding MTTTPSRGSSENLGVSSAASPVDLGDMGYNKQLRPRQVQMIAIGGAIGTGLFLGAGGRLAGSGPALALVYAVCGLFAFLILRALGELIMYRPSSGSFVSYAREFYGEKMAFATGWLYFMTWAMTAIIDVTAIALYLKFWSPYSTVLQSTPQWLLALIALVGVVGLNLLSVRVFGELEFWFTIVKVAALVMFLAVGIVVLVLRTETDLGPTGVSVIADNGGLFPMGSIAPMLAISGVIFAYASIELLGTAAGEVDEPRKVIPRAIRTVIVRIALFYVGSIVLLSLLLPFTAYKAGESPFVTFFAHLGSSQTGAIASSVMNFVVLTAALSSLNAGMYTTGRLLRSMSANGSGPRFGLALSAKGVPYGGIMLTGAIALVGVVINALFPSQAFEIALEVAALGIIAAWATIVLCQIKLRRWAMQGRTTRPAFRLFGAPLTAYATLAFLAFVLVSMGFSSTGRWVLASVVVIVPMLVVGWYRSRSRIRQLAGAHSESR
- a CDS encoding serine hydrolase domain-containing protein, translated to MTTNHSLGIDADRLALLPAAIEADVRSDRIDGAVILVARDGEIVLHEAIGFADRAASKPMQQDSVFVTMSIFKQMVAAAVLQRIDRGEISFTTQVREVIPEYAANGKGATTVGDLLLHKAGLPLGAPGIPPELVGDLEAVVAVVCAMVPQAVPGTSIAYAAVVGHAVLAEMVRRLDGGHRSFGGILKQDLMEPLGMTDTSLGFGLREDQVDRAVPVVVKDHGPALLDPHILEGVGKKAAVPGFEVPSGSAYTTAYDWFRFAEACRQGGQLDGVRILSPAVLRFARTIATGDLTNSLWDYAQNMRGWPAIRADLGPGFYVRGSGITPHAFGLLSSPETFGGLGAGSNCFWVDPARQLTYVFLSAGLLEDSYSWERHQRYADLVQSSVID
- a CDS encoding ATP-binding protein, producing the protein MGKSRIAKEVARSEANHASVRWVDLTSLSPTSSIAEVVSIALGVDVARAQSRSHTVLDASGPQSILMVLDNCEHLTVPVGNFIIEMLAHAPAVRVLATSREPLAIEGETTYSIPPLTLPTSGGPESEFAESEAVALFVDRAQAVVPDFELTESNAHFVVELCRALDGMPLALELAAARLRTLSPRQVIDKIGDRFTLLTGGNRTATPRQQTLRAVVDWSYDLCTDSERELWALLSVFPGSFELDAAESVGSSGSLCAHDVLDVLGSLVAKSLVVVDRSSACWRYSQLMTLREYGREMATALGLVDASNRAHRDHYLERCESGLRKAHDRVPSNGDHIAWCRVEHGNLTAALHWSTQHVGETGGAVRIAVGLLYHWISGGVLQDARRCLDELLLTMSTPTRQCGDVLWVTAWTALVQGDLTYARKLLRRCEAVSQTLGDSVLLAHHDHVAALAALFGGDTHRSVELYRRAIATYRSAELPERLNATFQLAIALIYAGQPEETLELCRTIVENADTEYGKWNTAFALWVSGLAHLHLGRPARAFVAAREAVTVQLGFQDRICCALSIEVLAWSAEAQNDHAESAALFGAADHVWNELGTTVGAFGPGLAKDSRSSRAQAKAALGDRRFDELSGLTPRESIGAVLTFALENHADSATTQAVAAKPLTIRETEVAVLVATGLRNRQIAEELVVSPRTVDGHIERILRKLDMKSRAQLGAWVQKNVL